The genomic stretch CCATAGGCATCTTGCGCCTGCACCTCGATGCGACGTTTCTGCCCGGCCTTCATGCCGTCAAGGGATTTTTCGAGGCCCGGCACGATTTCATGCGCCCCTTGCACGAAGGTGATCGGCTCCTGGCCGACGTTCGAATCGGCTACGCTCTTGTCCGGAAGCGTGAGGATATATTCCAGCGACACTTTCATTCCGTCGGCAATGGCGAGCTCGTTTTGAGCGAAGGCCCCTTCGCCGAACGCCGACACCCCGACGATCAGCGCGCCCATCAGCACACGTCGTATCCCTTTCATCAACGGCCCCTCCTCATTCAAGCAGGACCGGCCCCCCCTGCTCGACCATATGTTTTTCAACTGTTACCGTGGCGCGGA from Nitrospira sp. encodes the following:
- a CDS encoding peptidylprolyl isomerase, whose amino-acid sequence is MKGIRRVLMGALIVGVSAFGEGAFAQNELAIADGMKVSLEYILTLPDKSVADSNVGQEPITFVQGAHEIVPGLEKSLDGMKAGQKRRIEVQAQDAYGPYNNKLKQSVDKDKLPKDVKVGDILQASDNRLVKVLEVNDKKVLIDLNHPLAGKTLTFDVTILKVEKGDAADATEKKAP